A window of the Planctomycetaceae bacterium genome harbors these coding sequences:
- a CDS encoding PQQ-binding-like beta-propeller repeat protein, with protein MKTQYPIWGHTFMRDTLIGMGFILFTFCACLAGEESASPERWPGFLGIGATAIDPATLPLEWSPTSNVSWQTELVGTGQSSPLIWDDKVFVTSIDGTMKEDCHVTAMALADGTKLWDYKTESAQPVRSNYFQSRSAPTPAVDGDRVYAFFETGKLVALNHDGSEAWVRNLVDEFGEFEVRIGLASSVAQTADSVFVLVDHEGPSYLLAVDKVTGETKWQTERFSRQSYASPIVLKIAGQPQIVVSSAGSVDGYDPATGEQLWTMEGVGGNRSTTPLPFGESRFLVSASPGMHDEQLDEAKESNFAMQVVKTDSGYETKVLWKAAKAMPSFGSPMVHQGLAYWVNNVGVLYCFDAETGESVYTKRSGQLCWATPLGLGDHIYLFGKDGLTTVIAAGRDFNIIAKNELIEGAVEAGEADVKRREERDHQHGGASDDPSKESKRAGDATADNGSNEEQPVRRGGRPGGDSNETGGGRPTRPAAGGDSSEDGGRPSTRDGRTFADPVQYGYAAVNGSLVSRTGGKVNSLRKATGDVGEVKAVKVSAVEGDDK; from the coding sequence ATGAAAACACAATATCCCATATGGGGACACACATTCATGCGAGACACACTGATCGGCATGGGCTTCATTCTGTTCACCTTCTGTGCGTGTCTGGCTGGCGAGGAATCCGCCAGTCCCGAACGCTGGCCCGGCTTTCTGGGAATCGGCGCGACGGCGATTGATCCGGCAACGCTGCCTTTGGAATGGTCGCCGACCAGCAATGTGAGCTGGCAGACCGAGCTGGTTGGCACCGGTCAGTCGAGCCCGCTGATCTGGGACGACAAAGTGTTCGTCACGTCCATTGACGGAACCATGAAGGAAGATTGCCACGTCACGGCGATGGCTTTGGCCGACGGCACGAAGCTGTGGGATTACAAGACGGAGTCGGCTCAACCGGTTCGCAGCAACTATTTCCAAAGCCGGTCTGCTCCGACGCCTGCAGTGGATGGTGATCGAGTATACGCGTTCTTCGAAACCGGCAAGCTTGTCGCACTCAACCATGATGGCAGCGAAGCGTGGGTGCGCAATCTGGTGGATGAATTCGGTGAATTCGAAGTTCGCATCGGACTGGCATCTTCGGTGGCACAAACGGCCGACAGCGTTTTCGTGCTGGTGGATCACGAAGGACCATCGTACCTGCTGGCGGTCGACAAAGTCACCGGTGAAACCAAATGGCAAACCGAACGCTTCAGCCGCCAAAGCTATGCTTCACCGATCGTTCTGAAAATCGCAGGGCAGCCTCAGATTGTCGTCAGTTCAGCGGGCAGTGTGGATGGATACGATCCGGCTACCGGAGAACAGTTGTGGACGATGGAAGGTGTTGGAGGCAATCGCAGTACAACTCCGCTGCCGTTTGGTGAAAGTCGTTTTCTGGTCAGTGCGTCACCCGGCATGCACGACGAACAACTGGACGAAGCCAAAGAATCCAACTTTGCGATGCAGGTGGTGAAGACCGACAGCGGTTACGAAACCAAAGTTTTGTGGAAGGCTGCCAAGGCGATGCCATCATTTGGTTCGCCGATGGTTCATCAGGGGCTGGCATACTGGGTGAACAATGTCGGAGTGCTGTATTGCTTTGACGCGGAAACGGGCGAATCCGTTTACACCAAACGGTCCGGACAGCTGTGCTGGGCAACTCCGCTGGGACTTGGCGATCACATTTATCTCTTCGGCAAAGACGGACTGACAACGGTCATCGCTGCCGGCCGCGACTTCAACATCATTGCGAAGAACGAGCTGATCGAAGGCGCTGTGGAGGCGGGCGAAGCCGATGTGAAGCGTCGCGAAGAACGAGACCATCAGCACGGCGGAGCTTCCGATGATCCGTCTAAAGAATCCAAACGAGCTGGCGACGCCACCGCTGACAACGGCAGCAACGAAGAACAGCCCGTGCGGCGCGGTGGCCGACCGGGAGGTGATTCGAACGAGACTGGCGGCGGTCGGCCGACTCGTCCTGCTGCGGGCGGCGATTCTTCGGAAGACGGAGGTCGTCCGTCGACTCGGGACGGACGCACGTTTGCGGATCCGGTTCAGTACGGTTACGCGGCTGTGAACGGTTCACTGGTGAGTCGCACGGGAGGCAAAGTGAATAGCCTACGCAAAGCCACAGGTGATGTCGGCGAAGTGAAAGCTGTGAAGGTTTCTGCTGTGGAAGGAGACGACAAATGA
- a CDS encoding CRTAC1 family protein: protein MSADQRPNANPETENEEPLDDRIVGRALTGSILSVVVLLAIGGIIWWLNRPEPEVVVESIDQSALPERRVLPELEVPEIPFADITQKAGIDFVHENGADGEKLLPETMGGGTAFFDFDSDGDADLLCVNSTVWDWARQKPQEPPTSALYENDGTGRFTNITAGSGFDVPLFGNGVACGDFDNDGLVDVYLTAVGPNRLMKNIGNGRFTDVTSRMNAAAGNTWSTAAGWFDMENDGDLDLFVCNYVQWSRETDLSMAFTLDGNLRAYGRPTDFTGVYPVLLRNDGDRFTDVSREAGIQTQSPDNGTPLAKSLGLTFFDANGDQRLDILVANDTVQNLLYLSQPDGTFSESGASAGIAFDNAGGARGAMGVDSGCFRNSSAIGVAIGNFANEMTALYVCQNPGEPFPVFRDEAVSNGIGPVTRVELTFGILFVDVDLDGRQDIFASNGHLEEDISKVQSSQQYEQPPQLLWNCGPDYENEFIVVNPEKTGTEFSARMVGRSATMADIDGDGDPDLFVTSSGGRPRLLRNDQKSGNHWLRFRLQGKTCNRDAIGATVRVTLPDDSVICRTVMPTRSYLAQVELPLLFGLGKHESITGAEVIWPGGERLNVPVDRVDQEIVVEQQ from the coding sequence ATGTCGGCGGATCAACGTCCGAATGCCAACCCGGAAACTGAAAATGAGGAACCGCTCGATGATCGAATTGTCGGCCGGGCACTTACAGGCTCGATTCTTTCGGTTGTTGTTCTGCTGGCTATTGGGGGGATCATTTGGTGGTTGAATCGTCCCGAGCCTGAAGTTGTCGTGGAATCGATTGATCAGTCCGCCCTTCCCGAACGGCGCGTACTTCCTGAACTGGAAGTTCCAGAGATCCCATTTGCTGACATTACTCAGAAAGCAGGCATTGACTTTGTCCACGAGAATGGTGCCGATGGAGAAAAACTGCTGCCGGAAACAATGGGCGGGGGGACGGCGTTCTTTGACTTCGATTCCGACGGTGATGCGGACTTGCTGTGTGTGAATTCAACCGTCTGGGACTGGGCCAGACAAAAACCTCAAGAGCCGCCGACTTCTGCTCTTTACGAAAATGATGGGACAGGCAGGTTTACCAATATCACCGCCGGTTCCGGCTTCGACGTCCCGCTGTTCGGCAATGGCGTTGCTTGTGGCGACTTTGATAACGACGGTCTTGTCGATGTCTACCTGACTGCAGTGGGTCCCAATCGTCTGATGAAGAACATCGGAAACGGTCGATTCACCGATGTCACTTCCCGTATGAATGCAGCGGCTGGAAATACATGGAGCACGGCTGCCGGCTGGTTCGACATGGAAAACGATGGTGATCTGGATCTCTTTGTGTGCAACTACGTGCAGTGGTCCAGAGAAACGGACCTTTCGATGGCATTCACTCTGGATGGAAATCTTCGGGCGTACGGACGTCCCACGGACTTCACCGGGGTCTATCCCGTTCTGCTTCGTAACGACGGAGACCGCTTCACTGATGTTTCGCGAGAAGCCGGAATTCAAACACAAAGTCCGGACAATGGAACACCACTGGCGAAATCACTGGGGTTGACATTCTTTGATGCGAACGGTGATCAGCGGCTTGATATTCTTGTCGCCAATGACACCGTGCAGAACCTGCTTTACCTGAGTCAGCCAGATGGCACATTTTCAGAAAGCGGCGCAAGTGCGGGAATTGCATTTGACAATGCCGGCGGTGCCCGAGGGGCGATGGGAGTGGATTCTGGTTGCTTTCGCAACAGCAGTGCAATTGGCGTCGCGATCGGAAATTTCGCGAATGAAATGACGGCGCTCTACGTCTGCCAGAATCCCGGGGAGCCGTTTCCTGTCTTTCGGGATGAAGCAGTTTCGAACGGTATCGGCCCTGTCACTCGCGTCGAGCTCACCTTTGGAATTCTGTTTGTCGATGTGGACCTCGACGGCAGACAGGACATCTTTGCATCGAATGGACATCTCGAAGAAGACATCAGCAAAGTTCAGAGCAGTCAACAGTACGAACAGCCTCCACAGTTGCTCTGGAATTGCGGCCCGGACTACGAAAATGAATTCATAGTGGTCAATCCGGAAAAAACGGGTACGGAATTCTCCGCGCGCATGGTGGGTCGAAGTGCGACAATGGCAGACATTGATGGTGATGGCGATCCGGATTTATTCGTGACTTCGTCCGGTGGCAGGCCTCGCCTGCTTCGAAATGATCAAAAGTCGGGGAACCACTGGCTTCGATTTCGGTTACAGGGGAAGACATGCAACCGGGATGCGATCGGAGCAACCGTGCGTGTGACTCTGCCCGACGATTCTGTGATTTGTCGCACCGTGATGCCGACGCGAAGCTACCTGGCCCAGGTGGAATTACCGCTGCTCTTTGGCCTCGGCAAACATGAATCCATTACCGGGGCAGAAGTGATCTGGCCAGGTGGAGAGCGTCTCAATGTTCCCGTTGATCGTGTCGACCAGGAGATCGTGGTTGAACAACAATAA
- a CDS encoding DUF1552 domain-containing protein, producing the protein MQNRRSLLQGMAAGAGAALGLSLLPQQLMASPLSAALPFTKATSPKRIIFFLQNQGFDPATCLPEGMKRSGSLAGVKLPEPISPLEPFKERMHIINGLHGLHTSPSHSAFFGALGGYRGSDGVPPSGPTIDYELSKVLPQTLLPHLCIGMDSIENMTTKPTLATLSASGAGQPIFMHSNPNHLYQMLYGGISTGDIRRQHEARSNLLNQIESMAAAKGESLPAQDRQRYGQYVQGFRDVNGLRGRLETVSDHLRKFAPEVDRRYTKPEFETDWHDVLLDLGISSLSSGITNTLTIGSGRGEIFGAWKGLGIAEQGHNLGHMDQPGNPIWIKIRQYNSRMLVRIMEKLESVPEGSGTMMDNTLIVYTSNNADKQHTSGANWPVMLLGNFDGAFKTGCFTQLDGKRPINSLYASLLHAAGAPCDRFNMNEQLAKKFDSGNGPLTEVLT; encoded by the coding sequence ATGCAGAATCGCAGAAGTCTGCTTCAGGGAATGGCGGCGGGTGCCGGCGCGGCACTGGGGTTGTCATTGTTGCCGCAACAACTGATGGCCTCGCCGCTGTCAGCTGCGTTGCCTTTCACCAAAGCGACGTCGCCCAAACGGATTATCTTTTTTCTGCAGAATCAGGGCTTTGATCCGGCAACTTGTCTTCCGGAAGGCATGAAACGCAGCGGATCGCTTGCCGGTGTGAAACTACCGGAACCCATCAGTCCGCTGGAGCCCTTCAAGGAAAGGATGCACATCATCAACGGGCTGCATGGTCTGCATACCAGCCCGTCTCACAGCGCGTTCTTTGGAGCTCTGGGCGGATATCGGGGTAGTGATGGCGTGCCGCCAAGTGGCCCTACAATCGATTACGAGCTCAGCAAGGTGCTGCCGCAGACTCTGCTGCCCCATCTTTGCATCGGCATGGATTCCATTGAAAACATGACGACCAAGCCTACTCTGGCAACGCTTTCGGCCAGCGGTGCCGGTCAGCCCATCTTTATGCATTCGAATCCAAATCACCTGTATCAGATGCTGTATGGCGGCATCTCCACAGGCGACATTCGTCGCCAGCACGAAGCCAGATCGAACCTGTTGAATCAGATCGAATCGATGGCCGCGGCTAAAGGAGAATCGCTTCCTGCACAGGATCGTCAGCGGTACGGGCAATACGTTCAGGGGTTTCGCGACGTGAATGGCCTGCGAGGTCGACTCGAAACGGTTTCGGACCATCTGCGGAAATTCGCTCCGGAAGTTGACCGCCGGTACACCAAGCCGGAATTCGAAACGGACTGGCATGACGTACTGCTGGATCTGGGCATTTCGTCGCTGTCGTCGGGCATCACCAATACGCTGACGATCGGTTCTGGACGAGGCGAAATCTTCGGCGCATGGAAGGGGCTGGGGATCGCAGAGCAGGGCCACAACCTTGGTCACATGGATCAGCCGGGCAATCCCATCTGGATCAAGATTCGCCAGTACAACAGCCGGATGCTGGTGCGAATTATGGAGAAGCTCGAAAGCGTGCCCGAAGGCAGTGGCACGATGATGGACAACACGCTGATCGTCTACACCAGCAATAACGCCGACAAACAACACACCAGCGGAGCTAACTGGCCGGTGATGCTGCTGGGCAATTTCGACGGTGCTTTCAAAACCGGTTGCTTCACTCAGCTGGACGGCAAACGCCCGATCAACTCGCTTTATGCGTCCCTGCTGCACGCCGCGGGGGCTCCGTGTGATCGCTTCAACATGAATGAGCAACTCGCGAAGAAGTTCGACAGTGGCAACGGACCGCTGACGGAAGTTTTGACATGA
- a CDS encoding sulfatase-like hydrolase/transferase translates to MASNQIMLRCSAVLRCTALWHFGVLWIALFLMPESIAAAEQVRPHVLFIALDDLNDWIGVLGGHPQTITPNLDRLAASSVVFTNAHCAAPACNPSRTAIFTGISPHHSGIYSNAQKMREVLPDVELLPKTLSRHGYYSTGSGKMLHYVIDAPSWDSYYPAAETENPFPRTFLPKDRPVNLPVGGPWQYVDTDWGALDVTDEQGGGDYLVTDYIIEQLAESHEDKPVFLACGIYRPHEPWFVPQKYFEPFPLDSIQLPPGYREEDLNDVPETGQRLARNRYFPHILREGKWKEGIQAYLASIHYADAMVGRVLDALDNSEHADNTIVVLWSDHGWHLGEKEHWQKYTGWRASTRVPLMIRVPEGVPGIPAGTQPGKCGRPVNLLSLAPTLLELCGLPSEAQHDGPSLVPLLKEPQADWPHVSVTYLHVPESYGLSAERWRLVHYQDGTEELYDIQTDPYEWTNLIEDGQYAEQREQLRALAPKQFAPGPRPSVASLPSLKWNPLLQENVPASAPDGNTLDVVFINQTEAVVKLWSVNQQGIPLLTSEIQPSQEYRQPTRPGEVWLITDRDDRGVGYFRVGDRSARAVVPANK, encoded by the coding sequence ATGGCTTCCAATCAGATCATGCTGCGATGTAGTGCCGTTCTTCGCTGCACAGCCCTGTGGCATTTTGGCGTTCTGTGGATAGCTCTGTTCCTGATGCCGGAGTCAATTGCGGCTGCCGAGCAGGTCCGTCCTCACGTGCTGTTCATTGCACTGGACGATCTTAACGACTGGATCGGCGTCCTCGGGGGCCATCCGCAAACGATCACTCCCAATCTGGATCGCCTGGCAGCGTCGAGCGTGGTCTTTACCAATGCCCACTGCGCCGCTCCTGCCTGTAATCCTTCGCGAACCGCGATTTTCACGGGAATCTCGCCTCATCACAGCGGCATCTACAGCAACGCCCAAAAGATGCGTGAGGTGCTACCGGACGTCGAGTTGCTGCCGAAGACACTGTCGCGACACGGATACTATTCGACAGGTTCCGGAAAGATGCTGCATTACGTTATCGATGCCCCCTCCTGGGACAGCTATTATCCCGCCGCGGAAACGGAGAACCCTTTTCCGAGGACGTTTCTTCCAAAGGATCGTCCCGTCAATCTTCCCGTCGGTGGACCGTGGCAGTATGTCGATACGGACTGGGGTGCTCTCGACGTGACCGATGAGCAGGGCGGTGGTGACTATCTGGTCACAGACTACATCATCGAACAACTGGCGGAATCTCATGAAGACAAGCCTGTTTTCCTGGCCTGCGGGATTTATCGTCCCCATGAACCATGGTTTGTACCGCAGAAATACTTTGAGCCTTTTCCGCTTGATTCCATTCAACTACCGCCCGGGTACCGCGAAGAGGATTTGAATGATGTTCCCGAGACTGGTCAACGGCTGGCTCGCAATCGCTACTTTCCCCACATTCTGCGAGAGGGGAAATGGAAGGAAGGCATTCAGGCTTACCTGGCGTCAATCCACTACGCCGATGCCATGGTAGGAAGGGTGCTGGACGCCCTCGACAACAGTGAGCATGCAGATAACACGATCGTTGTGTTGTGGTCTGACCACGGTTGGCATTTAGGTGAAAAAGAACATTGGCAAAAGTACACGGGTTGGCGAGCATCGACTCGAGTGCCTCTGATGATTCGCGTTCCTGAGGGTGTCCCGGGAATTCCTGCCGGGACGCAGCCGGGCAAATGTGGACGCCCCGTCAATCTGCTCAGCCTGGCTCCCACGCTGCTGGAGCTATGCGGTCTGCCCTCTGAAGCTCAACATGACGGCCCCAGTCTGGTTCCACTTCTGAAAGAACCGCAGGCCGATTGGCCTCATGTGTCCGTGACGTATCTTCACGTACCCGAAAGCTACGGCCTGAGTGCGGAGCGCTGGAGGTTGGTTCACTATCAGGATGGAACCGAGGAACTGTACGACATTCAGACCGACCCCTATGAATGGACAAACCTCATCGAGGATGGCCAGTATGCGGAACAGCGAGAGCAGCTGCGAGCCCTGGCACCGAAACAATTTGCTCCAGGTCCGCGTCCCAGCGTTGCTTCATTACCCTCCCTGAAGTGGAATCCTCTGCTACAGGAAAATGTACCGGCGTCGGCACCGGACGGAAACACTCTCGACGTCGTGTTTATCAATCAAACCGAGGCCGTGGTCAAACTTTGGTCGGTCAATCAGCAGGGCATACCTCTTCTGACGTCTGAGATTCAACCGAGCCAGGAGTACCGGCAACCCACACGTCCGGGCGAAGTCTGGCTGATCACTGACCGCGACGATCGCGGTGTCGGTTACTTTCGCGTCGGTGACCGTTCGGCCAGGGCGGTCGTTCCTGCAAACAAATAG